One genomic segment of Arachis duranensis cultivar V14167 chromosome 4, aradu.V14167.gnm2.J7QH, whole genome shotgun sequence includes these proteins:
- the LOC107484877 gene encoding probable L-type lectin-domain containing receptor kinase VII.2, with protein ATIDDHSHSHSHSSILTLTNHASFSIGRAFYPSKIPTKSSFSSNPLPFSTSFIFSVAPFKHLLPGHGFVFLFSPFEGANGVSSAQHLGLFNLTNNGNPKNYVFGIEFDVFKNQEFNDINDNHVGLDVNSLTSLASHDAGFWVSGKHDEKFKELKLNNGENYQVWIEYSDSRVNVAMAIAGKRRPNRPLISELVNLSDVFLDEMFVGFCGATEQLIESHKILAWSFSNSNFSIGDGLVTTNLPSFGFVSGISFGILIFVIGSAAMVFVVLLKRKRSKRMEEEGDIEDWELEYWPHRISYEDIYAATKAFSEQNIIEFGGMLKDVAMGVLYLHESWKVKVLHRDIKASNVLLEKDMNARLGDFGLARMHHHEQIPNTSRVIGTVGYMAPELLRTGRASSSGHGFHLAFS; from the coding sequence GCCACTATTGATGatcactctcactctcactctcactcttcAATTCTCACCCTTACCAACCATGCCTCTTTTTCTATTGGCCGTGCTTTCTACCCTTCCAAGATCCCAACAAaatcttccttttcttccaacCCTTTACCGTTCTCAACCTCCTTCATCTTCTCCGTTGCACCATTCAAACACCTTCTCCCTGGCCATGGTTTTGTGTTCTTGTTCTCACCTTTTGAAGGAGCAAACGGGGTTAGCTCAGCTCAGCACCTTGGCCTCTTCAACTTGACCAACAATGGTAAccccaaaaactatgtttttgGGATTGAGTTTGATGTGTTCAAGAACCAAGAATTCAATGACATCAATGATAACCATGTGGGTTTGGATGTGAATTCTCTTACTTCTTTGGCCTCACACGATGCTGGATTTTGGGTCAGTGGAAAACATGATGAAAAGTTTAAGGAATTGAAGCTTAACAATGGTGAGAACTATCAAGTGTGGATTGAGTATTCAGATTCTAGAGTTAATGTAGCAATGGCTATTGCAGGGAAAAGAAGGCCTAATAGGCCTTTGATTAGTGAACTTGTGAATCTTTCTGATGTCTTTTTGGATGAAATGTTTGTGGGATTTTGTGGGGCAACAGAGCAACTTATTGAGAGTCACAAGATTTTGGCATGGAGCTTTAGCAACTCAAATTTTTCGATCGGCGATGGTTTGGTGACTACGAATTTGCCTTCATTTGGTTTTGTTTCAGGGATCAGTTTTGGAATTCTTATCTTTGTTATTGGTAGTGCAGCTATGGTGTTTGTTGTTTtgctcaaaagaaaaagaagcaaaagaatGGAGGAAGAGGGAGATATTGAAGACTGGGAATTAGAGTATTGGCCACACCGTATTAGTTATGAAGACATTTATGCTGCAACTAAAGCATTTTCAGAACAGAATATAATTGAGTTTGGAGGTATGCTGAAGGATGTGGCTATGGGGGtattgtatttgcatgagagtTGGAAAGTTAAGGTGTTGCATAGGGACATAAAAGCAAGCAATGTATTACTTGAGAAGGATATGAATGCAAGGTTGGGGGATTTTGGACTCGCCCGGATGCATCATCATGAGCAGATACCTAACACCTCTCGAGTGATCGGAACGGTTGGCTACATGGCACCGGAACTGCTAAGAACCGGGAGAGCCTCGAGCAGCGGCCATGGCTTCCACCTTGCATTTTCATGA
- the LOC107484894 gene encoding thioredoxin-like 4, chloroplastic isoform X1, with protein MPQVVNPRQDILHTYSSACFREHLKEPADSRISHVVFSLFSRHHRGKLCLGDTKVKPLKLMRRTLCPCSRTGVVADEHQEDFPDEDEDLCPVDCVREFTTDEEFCRILDKAKGTGSLVVVDFYRTSCGSCKYIEQGFAKLCKKAGDDEAPVIFLKHNVMDEYDEQSEVAERLRIRAVPLFQFYKDGVLLEAFPTRDKEKIVAAILKYSSLERQDILC; from the exons ATGCCACAGGTTGTAAATCCCAGGCAGGATATTTTGCATACCTATTCCTCTGCCTGTTTCAGAGAGCACTTGAAGGAGCCAGCTGATTCTAGGATTTCCCATGTGGTTTTCAGCTTGTTTTCAAGGCACCATCGTGGCAAACTTTGTCTTGGTGACACAAAAGTTAAGCCTTTGAAATTGATGAGGCGCACATTATGCCCTTGTAGTAGAACAGGAGTTGTTgcagatgaacatcaagaagaCTTTCCTGATGAAGATGAGGACCTGTGTCCCGTTGATTGTGTAAGGGAATTCACGACGGATGAAGAGTTCTGCAGGATTCTGGACAAGGCTAAAGGAACAGGATCTTTGGTGGTGGTAGATTTCTACCGCACCTCTTGTGGAAGCTGCAAATATATAGAGCAGGGTTTTGCCAAGTTGTGCAAGAAGGCTGGTGATGATGAAGCCCCGGTTATTTTTCTAAAGCATAAT GTAATGGACGAGTATGATGAGCAATCCGAGGTTGCAGAGCGACTAAGAATTAGG GCTGTGCCTCTTTTCCAATTCTACAAAGATGGAGTCCTGTTGGAAGCATTCCCAACCAGAGATAAAGAAAAGATTGTCGCAGCCATCCTCAAGTATTCATCTCTTGAGCGTCAAGATATTTTGTGTTAA
- the LOC107484894 gene encoding thioredoxin-like 4, chloroplastic isoform X2 yields the protein MRRTLCPCSRTGVVADEHQEDFPDEDEDLCPVDCVREFTTDEEFCRILDKAKGTGSLVVVDFYRTSCGSCKYIEQGFAKLCKKAGDDEAPVIFLKHNVMDEYDEQSEVAERLRIRAVPLFQFYKDGVLLEAFPTRDKEKIVAAILKYSSLERQDILC from the exons ATGAGGCGCACATTATGCCCTTGTAGTAGAACAGGAGTTGTTgcagatgaacatcaagaagaCTTTCCTGATGAAGATGAGGACCTGTGTCCCGTTGATTGTGTAAGGGAATTCACGACGGATGAAGAGTTCTGCAGGATTCTGGACAAGGCTAAAGGAACAGGATCTTTGGTGGTGGTAGATTTCTACCGCACCTCTTGTGGAAGCTGCAAATATATAGAGCAGGGTTTTGCCAAGTTGTGCAAGAAGGCTGGTGATGATGAAGCCCCGGTTATTTTTCTAAAGCATAAT GTAATGGACGAGTATGATGAGCAATCCGAGGTTGCAGAGCGACTAAGAATTAGG GCTGTGCCTCTTTTCCAATTCTACAAAGATGGAGTCCTGTTGGAAGCATTCCCAACCAGAGATAAAGAAAAGATTGTCGCAGCCATCCTCAAGTATTCATCTCTTGAGCGTCAAGATATTTTGTGTTAA